A genomic stretch from Eptesicus fuscus isolate TK198812 chromosome 15, DD_ASM_mEF_20220401, whole genome shotgun sequence includes:
- the LOC129151723 gene encoding NUT family member 2G-like — translation MASVGASAAQGADVSLKPGASMTPFMAQPCPPPSSGPAHRPPGEQHLPPPRTPSFPPGRPLVLPAWPRTPLVAGDAGQGPVGTGADNIMDQVRSEGRRPQPSQTQTIVLTQAPLYGSAPGAACGGAVCPAPLFLEATAVETIMPALAFGGSQAGNGGWCPSLPPQAPPPAAQLAPIVPRVDPGTRPHGASREGGLAASQSRASLEDASNPKSVYEDFRRWQRFKALARGHLPQSPDLEALCCFLMPALRPLSRLKPTMTLEEGIGRAMQEWQRKSTCDRRVYFEMAEKFMEFEAEEQMHVQKLQLKKGAQTQPPPAPPRPDPRGPPAPVVGMQPAPTPRKAVPSAQCAHTPQPPWETESRDGIPPEAEQEDMDITEELPMGAPGGGWEDEVKEWLQDEGLLSYLDQLCSQEDFVTQVEEVIDPQFLKQMNSPDAQQDPLALAEELEQEEGLTAAQLAEERLLASEEGGVQAPPSHGAPLWDSSPSESASSPEARRREHGPQLGVSDTACPPETGFQDRQRRGPAHAPRSRPPAAAVSSGREEHPPLRARCPPAAPQGHGPADCARGPRGACVPREASLVREPLGPADRPREAEEDLASLAFLWASPGRLLPCALSLSPVPASGLARPGGRGTRGAARSLQRPGLSRAPPAAGQSGKRALGGDPAHAEKTPRPGAELGVWGRPALAPGLVPSSQPHKRKCDPSDPGSWRKRHCSQYAAEGCAPHCQRPEGPRLHGTWLSPRGAKGSFSSQG, via the exons CATCTGCAGCGCAGGGAGCGGATGTGAGCCTGAAGCCCGGTGCCTCCATGACTCCTTTCAtggcccagccctgtcccccgcccTCTTCTGGCCCCGCACACCGGCCCCCTGGGGAGCAGCACCTGCCGCCCCCCAGGACCCCGTCCTTCCCTCCTGGCCGCCCCCTGGTGCTACCGGCTTGGCCCAGGACACCTCTGGTGGCAGGAGATGCTGGTCAAGGCCCCGTTGGGACTGGGGCTGACAACATCATGGACCAGGTCAGGTCAGAAGGGAGACGACCACAGCCCTCCCAGACTCAGACCATTGTCCTGACTCAGGCCCCCCTCTACGGGAGTGCTCCAGGTGCCGCctgtgggggtgctgtgtgtCCTGCACCCCTCTTCTTGGAAGCCACTGCTGTGGAGACGATTATGCCCGCCTTGGCTTTTGGGGGCTCCCAGGCCGGCAATGGAGGCTGGTGTCCCAGCCTTCCTCCTCAAGCTCCACCaccagctgcccagctggcccccatcgtCCCCCGAGTGGACCCTGGAACACGGCCACACGGGGCTTCCAGGGAGGGTGGCCTGGCCGCCTCCCAATCCAGGGCCTCGCTGGAGGACGCCTCTAACCCCAAGAGTGTGTACGAGGACTTCCGTCGTTGGCAGCGCTTCAAGGCCCTGGCCCGGGGGCACCTTCCCCAGAGTCCTGATTTGGAAGCTCTTTGCTGCTTCCTCAT GCCAGCGCTCCGGCCCCTGTCCCGCCTGAAGCCCACCATGACGCTGGAGGAGGGAATAGGGCGGGCCATGCAGGAATGGCAGCGCAAGAGCACCTGTGACCGGAGGGTCTATTTCGAGATGGCAGAAAA gttCATGGAGTTTGAGGCGGAGGAGCAGATGCACGTTCAGAAGTTGCAGTTGAAGAAGGGGGCGCagacccagcctcctcctgccccaccgAGACCTGATCCTCgggggcccccagccccagtggtgggcatgcagcCAG CGCCCACCCCCAGGAAGGCTGTACCCAGCGCCCAGTGCGCCCACACACCCCAGCCGCCCTGGGAGACGGAGTCACGCGATGGGATCCCCCCTGAGGCCGAGCAAGAGGACATGGACATCACGGAGGAGCTGCCCATGGGGGCGCCCGGTGGAGGATGGGAAGATGAAGTGAAGGAGTGGCTGCAGGATGAGGGTCTCCTGAGCTACCTGGACCAGCTGTGCTCCCAGGAAGACTTTGTCACCCAG GTGGAGGAGGTCATTGACCCCCAGTTCCTGAAGCAAATGAATTCCCCAGACGCACAGCAGGACCCCTTGGCCCTGGCTGAGGAGTTGGAGCAGGAAGAAGGGCTCACTGCTGCCCAG CTGGCAGAGGAGCGACTCCTGGCCTCCGAGGAGGGCGGCGTGCAGGCACCCCCGAGTcacggtgctcccctgtgggactCCAGTCCTTCTGAGTCTGCGagcagcccagaggcccggaggCGTGAGCATGGCCCCCAGCTGGGGGTCAGTGACACAGCCTGCCCGCCAGAGACTGGCTTCCAGGACCGGCAGAGGCGCGGCCCAGCACACGCCCCCCGCTCCAGGCCCCCGGCTGCTGCTGTCTCTTCGGGGCGTGAGGAGCACCCACCGCTCCGGGCTCGGTGCCCCCCCGCTGCTCCCCAGGGCCACGGGCCTGCTGACTGTGCACGGGGACCCAGGGGCGCCTGCGTCCCCAGAGAGGCCTCTCTGGTCAGGGAGCCGCTCGGGCCAGCGGACAGGCCCCGTGAGGCCGAGGAGGACCTCGCCAGCCTGGCCTTCCTCTGGGCCTCTCCCGGCCGCCTGCTGCCCTGCGCGCTCTCTCTGAGTCCTGTCCCTGCCTCGGGCCTGGCCCGCCCTGGAGGTCGGGGGACCCGGGGCGCTGCCCGGTCCCTGCAGAGACCAGGCCTCAGCCGCGCTCCCCCTGCAGCTGGCCAGTCTGGGAAGCGCGCTCTGGGGGGAGACCCCGCCCATGCGGAGAAGACCCCCCGCCCAGGGGCCGAGCtcggggtctgggggaggccagcactGGCTCCAGGGCTGGTTCCCTCCTCACAGCCTCACAAGAGAAAGTGTGACCCGTCTGACCCAGGGAGCTGGAGGAAGCGGCACTGCAGCCAGTATGCAGCAGAGGGGtgtgccccccactgccagcgcccCGAGGGGCCCAGACTCCATGGGACCTGGCTGTCCCCCAGAGGAGCCAAGGGCTCCTTCTCATCGCAGGGCTGA